In Alistipes ihumii AP11, a genomic segment contains:
- a CDS encoding RNA-binding domain-containing protein, whose protein sequence is MITKEQLRKILANPEGYDIEMTTSTTNTDKFCQAICAFSNDLPGSGKNGYLILGAKDDGSLSGLKVDDALMLKMTNIRTDGNILPQPVMTVERFVLEEGELLVVEVRPSEFPPVRYRGRIWVRVGPRKSIASEAEEKILTERRLSGIRTFDAMPCIGTTLTDIDTDLIQRDFLPKAIAGDILAEDKRPLQEQLASLGLYDLRYDCPTNGCIILFGKNPGRYLPGAYVQYVRFKGTDRAGDIINEHKFGGNLCRELVRIDAFIETSISQKRPLPVSVLREETVVNYPYWATRELLMNSLMHRDYETNAPVQFYEYDDRIEVQNPGGLYGKVSRENFPNVSDYRNPFIAEAMKILGYVNRFSRGIYRVQRELEENGNGLAEFDFSLFTVFRVTEKVSGRYFDAGFGAGATQKTPRKHPENTQKTPRKIGKAIVNAIRENPYITRKELEELLSRTPDSIKYHLSRLTEQGFVKREGPDRGGRWIVLKEY, encoded by the coding sequence ATGATAACCAAAGAACAACTTCGAAAGATTCTTGCCAATCCGGAAGGTTACGATATAGAAATGACCACCTCTACGACCAACACGGATAAATTCTGTCAGGCAATATGTGCCTTTTCCAATGACCTGCCCGGCAGCGGCAAGAACGGTTATTTGATTTTGGGAGCCAAAGACGACGGAAGCCTATCGGGATTGAAAGTCGATGACGCATTGATGCTTAAAATGACGAATATCCGCACGGACGGCAATATTCTTCCTCAGCCGGTTATGACTGTGGAACGATTCGTTTTGGAGGAGGGAGAATTACTCGTCGTAGAAGTCAGGCCGTCCGAATTTCCCCCGGTGCGATACAGAGGACGAATATGGGTACGGGTGGGACCTCGCAAAAGTATCGCATCGGAAGCCGAAGAAAAGATACTGACTGAACGCAGACTTTCCGGCATCCGTACATTCGATGCCATGCCATGTATAGGGACAACGCTCACGGACATCGATACCGACCTTATACAACGCGATTTTCTTCCCAAAGCCATTGCCGGAGACATTCTTGCCGAAGATAAACGACCGCTTCAGGAACAACTCGCATCGCTCGGTTTATACGATCTGCGTTACGATTGTCCCACCAACGGTTGCATAATTCTTTTCGGGAAAAACCCCGGCAGGTATTTGCCGGGCGCTTATGTGCAGTACGTTCGTTTCAAAGGAACGGACCGTGCGGGCGATATAATCAATGAACATAAGTTCGGAGGGAATCTTTGCCGGGAATTGGTCAGAATAGATGCTTTCATCGAAACGAGCATTTCACAGAAACGGCCTTTGCCGGTTAGTGTACTGCGAGAAGAAACCGTGGTCAATTATCCGTATTGGGCGACACGCGAATTGTTGATGAATTCGCTAATGCACCGAGACTATGAGACCAACGCGCCGGTACAATTCTATGAATACGACGACCGCATCGAGGTTCAGAATCCCGGTGGGTTATACGGCAAAGTCAGCCGGGAGAATTTCCCCAATGTGAGCGACTATCGCAATCCGTTCATTGCAGAGGCAATGAAAATTCTCGGATATGTAAACCGTTTCAGTCGAGGAATTTACAGGGTGCAACGGGAGTTAGAGGAAAACGGCAATGGTTTGGCTGAGTTCGATTTCTCTTTGTTTACGGTATTCCGGGTTACAGAGAAAGTATCCGGGCGCTATTTCGATGCGGGGTTTGGAGCGGGAGCCACCCAGAAAACACCCAGAAAACACCCAGAAAACACCCAGAAAACACCCAGAAAAATCGGAAAGGCCATTGTCAATGCTATCCGAGAGAATCCATACATTACTCGCAAAGAGTTGGAGGAATTACTTTCTCGTACACCGGACAGCATAAAATACCATTTGTCCCGGCTGACCGAGCAAGGCTTCGTCAAACGCGAAGGTCCGGATAGAGGTGGGCGATGGATCGTCCTGAAGGAGTATTGA
- a CDS encoding dTDP-4-dehydrorhamnose reductase family protein: protein MAGHMVYYYLREMGGYDLANVVYRTPLTGDSLIVDVSDRNAVEEAVRQVKPDILINCVGVLVRGSKEHPDNAVLLNAYFPHLLEKLADRYDARLIHISTDCVFSGKKGNYSETDFRDADDVYGRSKALGEIVNGRDLTIRTSIIGPELKADGEGLFHWLMSQHGTVSGFKTAIWGGVTTLELAKAISVAIKEGTTGLVHLSNGTGISKYDLLCLFKDIWGRKDVEIVSVDTNDVDKSIAKSARFGYEVPGYREMLKDLYAWMQAHKDMYRQYWER from the coding sequence ATGGCCGGGCACATGGTCTACTATTATCTCCGGGAGATGGGCGGATACGACTTGGCCAATGTGGTATACCGCACTCCCTTGACGGGCGATAGTCTGATAGTGGACGTGTCCGACCGGAACGCGGTAGAGGAAGCGGTGAGACAGGTCAAGCCGGATATTCTCATCAACTGTGTCGGGGTGCTGGTGAGAGGCTCCAAGGAGCATCCCGACAATGCCGTACTGCTGAACGCTTATTTCCCCCACCTGCTGGAGAAACTGGCGGACAGGTACGACGCAAGGCTGATACACATCAGCACGGACTGCGTTTTCTCCGGGAAAAAGGGGAACTATTCGGAAACCGATTTCAGGGATGCCGACGATGTGTACGGCAGAAGCAAAGCATTGGGAGAGATTGTCAACGGCAGAGACCTAACCATACGCACCTCTATCATCGGGCCGGAGCTGAAGGCGGACGGCGAGGGGCTGTTTCATTGGCTCATGTCGCAGCATGGTACGGTGAGCGGTTTTAAAACGGCTATCTGGGGTGGGGTTACCACCTTGGAACTGGCTAAAGCCATAAGCGTGGCCATCAAGGAGGGAACCACCGGGCTAGTGCACTTAAGCAACGGAACGGGAATCAGCAAGTACGATCTGCTGTGCCTGTTCAAGGATATCTGGGGGCGGAAGGACGTGGAAATCGTGTCGGTGGATACCAACGACGTAGACAAGTCCATAGCCAAGTCCGCACGGTTCGGCTATGAAGTACCGGGATACCGAGAAATGCTGAAAGACTTATATGCTTGGATGCAGGCACACAAGGACATGTACCGTCAGTATTGGGAACGATGA
- a CDS encoding WxcM-like domain-containing protein produces MNKTTGITLVPGGISTDHRGTIFHVNGLDMSEVKRFYIIHQRDTFIVRAWHAHQTEKKWFYAVKGSFTLALVKIDDWENPSPDLKPEVFRLSASESKVVCVPEGYANGIKAEEPDSILMVFSNKTLQGALGDSWRYDSRMWMDWEAAKHD; encoded by the coding sequence ATGAATAAGACAACAGGAATCACGCTTGTTCCCGGCGGCATCTCCACCGACCACCGGGGAACCATCTTTCACGTGAACGGTCTAGACATGAGTGAAGTCAAGCGTTTCTACATCATCCACCAGCGGGATACTTTCATCGTCCGTGCCTGGCACGCGCACCAGACGGAAAAGAAATGGTTCTATGCGGTAAAAGGCTCCTTCACTTTGGCTTTGGTAAAGATAGACGATTGGGAGAACCCCTCACCTGATTTAAAGCCGGAGGTGTTCCGCCTCTCGGCTTCGGAAAGCAAGGTGGTCTGTGTTCCAGAAGGATATGCCAACGGCATCAAGGCGGAGGAACCGGATTCAATTTTAATGGTATTCTCCAACAAGACTTTACAGGGAGCCTTGGGTGACAGTTGGAGATACGACAGCCGGATGTGGATGGACTGGGAAGCGGCAAAACACGACTGA
- a CDS encoding primase-helicase family protein, whose amino-acid sequence MTANEETPYLRVGTAILKRARMPLSNGRCIETLIPWNVETLRQDYGKDYLARIPKYDGFCTIPSHTDYRREIHGFLNRYEPISTVPAEEEFPHIRAFLAHIFDEQIELGLDYLQLLYLRPLQRLPILLLVSNERNTGKTTFLNFLKSIFEGNVTFNTNEDFRSQFNDDWAGKLLVCVDEVLLNRREDSERIKNLSTARSYKAEAKGRDRREIEFFAKFVLCSNNETNPVLIDAGETRYWVRRVPPLSAENQNLLCDMRRELPGFLFFLRHRKLSTSEESRMWFAPRLLSTEALRRIIHYNRSKTEAEMLAIIRDIMEAERFTAYRFDVDDMVNMLEIRGIRTDHPAVRRILVENWRLAPSPPTYYARYTIAYNGEVTRQESKTARFYTLTRDKLDELMKCGTENVRM is encoded by the coding sequence ATGACCGCTAACGAAGAAACACCGTACCTGCGCGTGGGAACCGCGATTCTCAAACGCGCGAGGATGCCTCTGAGTAACGGTCGGTGTATCGAAACACTCATCCCGTGGAACGTAGAGACGCTTCGGCAGGACTACGGCAAGGACTACTTGGCTCGCATCCCCAAATACGACGGTTTCTGCACGATCCCCAGCCACACCGATTACCGGCGTGAAATCCACGGCTTCCTGAACCGTTACGAGCCGATCTCGACCGTCCCCGCCGAGGAGGAATTTCCCCATATTCGGGCATTTCTGGCCCATATTTTCGACGAACAGATCGAGCTGGGGCTCGACTACCTGCAACTGCTTTACCTACGTCCTTTGCAGAGGCTCCCGATCCTGCTGCTCGTATCGAACGAGCGCAATACGGGCAAAACCACCTTTCTCAATTTCCTCAAGTCGATTTTCGAGGGCAACGTCACGTTCAATACCAACGAGGACTTCCGCTCCCAGTTCAACGACGATTGGGCGGGGAAACTGCTGGTCTGCGTGGACGAAGTGCTGCTCAATCGCCGCGAAGATTCCGAACGAATCAAGAATCTATCCACGGCCCGAAGTTACAAGGCCGAGGCGAAAGGACGCGACCGCCGAGAAATCGAGTTTTTCGCCAAGTTCGTGCTTTGTTCCAATAACGAAACCAATCCCGTACTCATCGACGCGGGCGAAACTCGTTATTGGGTACGGCGCGTACCGCCATTGTCAGCCGAAAACCAAAACCTGCTCTGCGACATGCGCCGCGAACTGCCGGGGTTTCTCTTCTTTCTACGGCATCGCAAGCTATCCACGAGCGAAGAGAGCCGCATGTGGTTCGCGCCCCGCCTGCTCTCAACCGAAGCGCTGCGACGGATCATCCATTACAACCGGAGTAAAACCGAGGCCGAAATGCTCGCGATTATCCGCGACATCATGGAGGCCGAACGTTTTACTGCGTACCGCTTCGACGTGGACGACATGGTCAACATGTTGGAGATACGGGGTATCCGGACCGATCATCCCGCCGTGCGACGCATCCTTGTGGAGAACTGGCGGCTGGCGCCTTCCCCGCCGACTTATTACGCCCGCTATACCATCGCCTATAACGGAGAGGTAACGAGACAGGAAAGCAAGACGGCACGTTTCTACACCCTCACGCGAGACAAACTCGACGAACTGATGAAATGCGGGACGGAAAACGTAAGAATGTAA
- a CDS encoding site-specific integrase, giving the protein MKVSAFIRKTVAKNDTTTRATIYFRLRGDGKDIKAASELTINPNHWSPEKQGYKDRIALISDDEKQKLRTDIQNIVSLITQEYTTEANAEWLQETIDRYHHPERYKTPEQIAAESKPDFHQLLDEFLLKHKVSEVRKKNFRVIRRAILRYELYVRETRRGQKNFSLEIDQITSDTLRDMWDFFENEHRYYELYPFIYEQIPEKRIPKPRGRNTLLDCFGRIRTFFNWCYDNKKTKNRPFDDFKLEECTYGTPIYITLEERDRLYEKDLSSYPQVEIQRDIFVFQSLIGCRIGDLYCMTRESVIDGVIEYIPRKTKEGNPVTVRVPLNDKARAILNKYHDYTGQGLLPFISEQKYNDAIKRAFKLAGIDRVVTILDPLTGNETKKPLYEVASSHMARRTFIGNIYKKVKDPNLVGALSGHKEGSKAFARYRAIDDEMKKELVDLIG; this is encoded by the coding sequence ATGAAAGTTTCTGCATTTATAAGAAAGACGGTGGCCAAAAACGACACCACTACACGGGCAACTATTTACTTTCGTCTGCGAGGAGACGGCAAGGATATAAAAGCCGCCAGCGAGTTGACGATAAATCCCAACCATTGGAGTCCCGAAAAACAAGGCTACAAAGATCGCATCGCACTGATTTCCGACGACGAAAAACAAAAATTGCGTACTGATATTCAAAACATCGTCTCCCTTATAACGCAGGAGTATACGACGGAAGCGAACGCCGAATGGTTACAGGAGACTATCGACCGTTATCATCATCCCGAACGCTACAAAACGCCTGAGCAGATCGCCGCAGAATCGAAACCGGATTTCCATCAACTGCTCGACGAATTTTTGTTGAAACACAAAGTTTCGGAGGTTCGAAAAAAGAATTTCCGCGTTATTCGCCGAGCCATCCTGCGGTATGAACTTTACGTTCGGGAAACGAGGCGGGGACAAAAGAACTTTTCGCTGGAGATCGACCAAATCACATCCGATACGCTTCGGGATATGTGGGATTTTTTCGAGAACGAGCACCGATATTACGAATTGTATCCTTTCATCTACGAGCAAATACCCGAAAAGCGTATCCCTAAACCGCGCGGGAGAAACACTCTGCTCGACTGCTTCGGACGCATTCGCACATTCTTCAATTGGTGCTACGATAACAAAAAGACTAAAAATCGACCCTTCGATGATTTCAAATTGGAGGAGTGCACTTATGGCACACCGATATATATTACGCTCGAAGAACGAGACAGACTTTATGAAAAAGACCTGTCTTCCTACCCGCAGGTGGAGATACAGCGGGATATTTTCGTATTCCAAAGCCTGATCGGATGCCGTATCGGAGACCTTTATTGCATGACGCGGGAGAGCGTCATCGATGGAGTGATCGAGTACATCCCGCGCAAGACTAAAGAGGGCAATCCCGTAACGGTACGTGTTCCGCTGAACGACAAGGCGAGAGCCATTCTGAACAAATACCATGATTATACGGGACAAGGATTGTTACCGTTCATTTCGGAACAGAAATACAACGATGCTATCAAACGGGCGTTCAAACTGGCGGGGATAGATCGAGTCGTAACCATATTGGACCCGTTGACCGGCAATGAAACAAAAAAGCCGCTGTACGAAGTCGCCAGCAGCCACATGGCCCGACGTACTTTTATCGGCAACATTTACAAAAAAGTCAAGGACCCGAATCTCGTCGGAGCATTGAGCGGCCACAAAGAGGGCAGCAAAGCATTCGCACGCTATCGAGCCATCGACGATGAAATGAAAAAAGAGTTAGTCGATCTGATCGGGTAA
- a CDS encoding toprim domain-containing protein, producing MTYDEIKRISIRAYLAARGIVPQREQGNRGMYLSPLRKERTASFSVSYDKNLWHDFGTGEGGSIIDLVARMENCSVTEAARRLTTGNHSTAVSRPDEPQRSEVPQSPRLVVCSDRELLHPALLGYLSERGIDLAIARTYCREVRYAIGNKHYFAIGFRNDAGGWELRNARFKGASTPKHITSIDNGSHTAILFEGFMDFLSYLSLKKAPHPSVDSLVLNSVVNLPKALPFLAQHKFVHAFLDNDETGRKALSRLADVLPASEVIDRSGFYRPHKDLNDY from the coding sequence ATGACCTACGACGAAATAAAACGTATCAGCATCCGGGCCTATCTCGCGGCACGGGGGATCGTCCCTCAGCGGGAACAGGGCAACCGCGGCATGTACCTCTCGCCGCTGCGCAAGGAGCGCACTGCCAGTTTCAGCGTCAGCTACGACAAGAACCTCTGGCACGACTTCGGGACGGGCGAGGGCGGCTCGATCATCGACCTCGTGGCCCGTATGGAAAACTGTTCCGTCACCGAGGCCGCACGGCGGCTGACGACAGGCAACCACAGCACGGCCGTGTCCCGGCCTGACGAACCGCAACGGTCCGAAGTACCGCAGTCGCCCCGCCTCGTCGTCTGCTCCGACCGCGAGCTGCTCCATCCGGCATTGCTCGGCTATCTCTCGGAACGCGGTATAGACCTCGCCATCGCCCGGACCTACTGCCGCGAGGTGCGTTATGCAATCGGCAACAAGCACTATTTCGCCATCGGCTTCCGCAACGACGCCGGAGGTTGGGAGTTGCGCAACGCGCGATTCAAAGGCGCCAGCACGCCCAAACACATTACATCCATCGACAACGGCAGCCATACGGCGATCCTATTCGAGGGCTTCATGGATTTTCTTTCTTATCTTTCGCTCAAGAAGGCTCCGCACCCTTCGGTTGATTCCCTCGTCTTGAACTCCGTCGTCAATCTGCCCAAAGCCCTGCCGTTCCTTGCACAGCACAAATTCGTCCATGCCTTCCTCGACAACGACGAAACCGGCCGCAAGGCATTGTCCCGTCTGGCCGATGTTTTGCCGGCGTCCGAAGTGATCGACCGATCCGGTTTTTACCGCCCTCACAAAGACCTGAACGACTACTGA
- a CDS encoding relaxase/mobilization nuclease domain-containing protein, which translates to MIGKTISCSSFAGTVGYVIKKDQSRILAAEGIAPPEVRDMVRDFKDQTLLNPRIKNPVGHISLSFSPKDAGKLSDEKMTEIAEEYMERMGIRDTQFLLVRHLDREHPHCHLVYNRVGNNGQTISDRNIKIRNGKVCKELTAKHGLYYAAGKEQVNRDRLREPDKTKYEIYDAIRDSLPGCSSWSDLEARLQERGITTRYKYCGHTDRKQGVLFSKNGLTFAGSKIDRACGFPNLNRHFEQSQRVRPPVEQPRYSAQSIGHLGVVADRYRSVFSGLFESCGTPIDSVDLSMFGVKGSLSLPPSDFGGSIAPESMQRRSGESHEEHIARVTALIRAATEAMLIARMERKRKQRNLKLKIR; encoded by the coding sequence ATGATCGGTAAAACCATATCCTGTTCCTCTTTCGCCGGGACGGTCGGTTATGTTATAAAAAAAGACCAGTCACGGATTTTGGCCGCCGAGGGTATCGCCCCGCCCGAAGTCCGCGACATGGTGCGGGACTTCAAGGACCAGACGCTGCTCAACCCCCGGATTAAAAACCCGGTCGGACATATCTCGCTGTCCTTCTCCCCGAAGGATGCGGGAAAGCTCTCCGACGAGAAAATGACGGAAATCGCCGAAGAATACATGGAGCGCATGGGTATTCGGGACACACAGTTTCTGCTGGTGCGGCATTTGGATCGGGAGCACCCGCATTGCCATCTGGTTTACAATCGTGTCGGCAACAACGGGCAAACGATTTCGGATCGGAACATCAAGATCAGAAACGGAAAAGTCTGCAAGGAACTGACCGCCAAGCACGGCCTTTACTACGCCGCAGGCAAGGAGCAGGTAAACCGCGACCGGCTGCGGGAGCCCGACAAAACGAAGTATGAAATATACGATGCGATCCGAGATAGTTTGCCCGGCTGTTCGTCTTGGAGCGATCTGGAAGCCCGGTTGCAGGAGCGAGGCATTACGACCCGTTACAAATACTGTGGCCATACCGACCGCAAGCAGGGCGTACTGTTCTCGAAAAACGGTTTGACGTTCGCCGGGTCGAAGATCGACAGAGCGTGCGGGTTTCCGAATCTGAACCGCCACTTCGAACAGTCGCAGCGTGTCCGTCCACCGGTCGAACAACCCCGGTATTCCGCGCAATCGATCGGGCATCTCGGCGTCGTGGCCGACAGGTATCGTTCGGTGTTCTCCGGTTTGTTCGAAAGCTGCGGCACCCCAATCGACTCGGTCGATCTGAGCATGTTCGGCGTAAAAGGCAGTTTGTCGCTCCCGCCGTCCGATTTCGGCGGGAGCATCGCCCCGGAATCGATGCAGCGACGTAGCGGCGAATCGCATGAAGAACACATCGCCCGTGTGACCGCCCTGATCCGAGCTGCAACCGAAGCCATGCTGATTGCCCGGATGGAACGAAAAAGGAAACAGAGGAATCTTAAACTTAAAATCCGATAA
- a CDS encoding DUF6043 family protein, with the protein MGQREYDDFKRRLRKWMESHPADYERFENMMIAKDDAGYRLVLQQATMLIPQFRKALRQKAGEGLYEHIDEIERLCGEHALAEKLIREFDNADRATLVPAMLCWLYFGPSFERMIERGEELRRLPGMGYLQKMMIAATIKLLISRSIQLGLRTKQDWIAHREAMRLAESDHVLEWAMKEESTAAAFIDKKKPGRPSTAMPLREMFSSAVTDSDSLIEKISGALTVKHSQTDIARLKIALDELNFLVSPVTVKSFRDALHRQFAPGIHIVHERGVQEAYSRLTDPLSASTKEESWKLQELKKMLSR; encoded by the coding sequence ATGGGGCAACGGGAATACGATGACTTCAAACGACGCTTACGGAAGTGGATGGAGAGCCACCCGGCAGATTACGAGCGGTTCGAGAATATGATGATTGCGAAAGACGATGCTGGCTATCGGTTGGTTTTGCAACAAGCTACGATGCTCATCCCTCAGTTCCGGAAAGCGTTGCGACAGAAAGCCGGCGAAGGATTGTACGAGCATATCGACGAAATCGAACGCTTGTGCGGAGAGCACGCGTTGGCCGAAAAATTGATACGGGAATTCGACAATGCCGACCGGGCAACACTCGTTCCGGCCATGCTCTGCTGGCTTTATTTCGGGCCGAGCTTCGAGCGGATGATAGAGCGCGGTGAAGAATTGCGTCGTTTACCGGGTATGGGATACCTCCAAAAAATGATGATCGCCGCGACGATCAAGTTACTGATAAGTCGTTCGATTCAATTGGGGTTACGGACCAAACAAGACTGGATTGCACACCGCGAAGCCATGCGTTTGGCAGAAAGCGATCATGTACTGGAATGGGCTATGAAAGAAGAATCGACGGCCGCTGCTTTCATCGACAAGAAAAAGCCCGGACGGCCGAGTACGGCCATGCCGCTGCGGGAAATGTTTTCATCCGCCGTAACCGATTCCGATTCATTGATAGAGAAAATTTCCGGCGCACTTACCGTAAAACATTCCCAAACGGACATTGCCCGACTAAAAATCGCGCTCGACGAATTGAATTTTCTCGTTTCGCCCGTTACCGTTAAATCTTTTCGGGACGCATTGCATCGACAGTTCGCTCCCGGCATCCACATTGTCCATGAACGGGGAGTACAGGAGGCTTACAGTCGGCTGACCGATCCGTTGTCAGCTTCGACAAAAGAGGAAAGTTGGAAGTTACAAGAATTGAAGAAAATGTTATCACGGTAA
- a CDS encoding plasmid mobilization relaxosome protein MobC, translating to MKERMRREHLDCMAQLKGIARNLNRLTKLAHAGGFASVVLSHGPIVSEIEDILIRLRHDR from the coding sequence GTGAAGGAGCGGATGCGGCGCGAGCATCTCGACTGTATGGCCCAACTCAAAGGCATCGCCCGCAACCTGAACCGACTGACCAAACTGGCCCACGCCGGAGGTTTCGCCTCGGTCGTCCTTTCGCACGGCCCTATCGTTTCTGAGATCGAGGACATCCTAATACGGCTGCGTCATGATCGGTAA
- a CDS encoding glycosyltransferase family 4 protein, whose protein sequence is MKRKERKKALVLTEVFYPEDFLINDLARQWEKDGYDFEVLTRAPSYPYGKVYEGYKNRIYQTTFFNTIKIHRFPVLQGYQRRVLIKILNYLSFVFWSICIVLSIGRRFDRVFIFQTGPLTLATAGILMKKLFGAKVIIWTQDLWPETVYAYGFRKTRLLFFCLDKFVKWVYKNCDSILVSCEGFTERIHQYVPGKRIDFAPNWSLMEYAPKGKAELPGKFNFTFAGNVGKVQNLDNVVSGFGRFVTGHPDVWLNIIGDGSYLPELKSLVEREGIPNVNFTGRKPIEEMSDYYEASDVLIISLKNVPLYEIMIPSKFQAYLTTRKPMFAIFNGEVRKMVEQYRVGLGAVPDDVDDIAKGFSSFLALSADERGSMSEAVISLSSLFDRKRIVSMINSHVWYE, encoded by the coding sequence ATGAAAAGGAAAGAAAGGAAAAAAGCACTGGTGCTGACCGAGGTATTCTATCCGGAAGATTTCCTGATAAACGATTTGGCCCGGCAATGGGAGAAAGACGGATACGATTTCGAGGTGCTGACCCGTGCACCCTCTTACCCTTACGGCAAGGTGTACGAAGGATACAAGAACCGGATTTACCAAACCACCTTCTTCAACACGATAAAAATTCACCGTTTCCCCGTGTTACAAGGATATCAGAGGCGCGTCCTCATAAAGATACTGAACTATCTTTCCTTCGTATTTTGGAGCATCTGCATCGTCCTTTCCATCGGGCGGCGCTTCGATAGGGTGTTCATCTTTCAAACAGGGCCGTTGACACTGGCTACGGCTGGCATATTGATGAAAAAGCTCTTTGGGGCGAAGGTAATCATCTGGACACAAGACCTGTGGCCGGAGACGGTCTATGCATACGGTTTCAGGAAGACGAGGCTGTTGTTTTTCTGCTTGGACAAGTTCGTGAAATGGGTGTACAAAAACTGCGACTCTATTCTGGTGTCTTGCGAAGGGTTCACAGAGCGGATACACCAGTATGTACCGGGCAAGCGGATAGACTTTGCGCCCAACTGGTCTCTGATGGAATACGCACCCAAAGGAAAAGCGGAACTTCCGGGAAAGTTCAATTTCACGTTCGCGGGCAATGTGGGCAAGGTGCAGAACCTCGACAACGTGGTGAGCGGGTTCGGACGGTTCGTAACCGGCCATCCCGACGTGTGGCTGAACATCATAGGCGACGGCTCCTACCTGCCGGAACTGAAGTCTCTCGTGGAGCGGGAGGGCATCCCGAACGTGAATTTCACAGGACGCAAGCCCATCGAGGAAATGTCGGACTATTACGAGGCTAGCGATGTCCTGATTATTTCGTTGAAAAACGTGCCGCTCTATGAAATTATGATACCCTCCAAATTCCAGGCCTACCTGACTACCCGGAAACCCATGTTTGCTATCTTCAACGGAGAGGTGCGGAAAATGGTGGAACAATACCGGGTAGGTCTTGGAGCCGTCCCCGATGATGTGGATGACATCGCCAAAGGCTTTTCCTCCTTTCTTGCCTTGTCGGCTGATGAAAGGGGAAGCATGTCGGAAGCGGTGATCTCCTTGTCAAGCCTTTTCGATAGAAAGCGGATTGTGTCAATGATTAACAGTCATGTTTGGTATGAATAA